Proteins from a single region of Solidesulfovibrio fructosivorans JJ]:
- a CDS encoding 3-dehydroquinate synthase, whose protein sequence is MTWTTAQHIALAFDFPVVFTRNAFDPENAALAEVFGRSGPGPHRAGVVIDAGLAAAMPGLADRARAYCAVHDAAIRLVAPPLTVPGGERAKADFAVVEAVWKLTYEAKLCRQSFLVVIGGGAVLDAAGFAAATAHRGVRLIRMPSTALAQNDAGVGVKNGVNAFGRKNYIGAFAPPYAVINDHALLATLPAREIRSGLAEAVKVAVVRDADFFARLCELAPLLAALDCDALEEADRRCAVAHLEHIASGGDPFEMGSARPLDFGHWAAHALEEATGGDMRHGEAVAVGMALDTLYAARVGLLPRADADAVLGLLEQLGLAVWHPALANLDMPAAVEAFREHLGGRLHLTLPTAIGRRIEVHDVDYASLAAARETLAGRGVPSGPACPGE, encoded by the coding sequence ATGACTTGGACAACAGCGCAGCATATTGCCCTGGCCTTTGATTTTCCCGTCGTTTTCACCCGGAACGCCTTCGATCCCGAAAACGCCGCCCTGGCCGAGGTTTTTGGCCGATCGGGGCCCGGCCCCCATCGGGCGGGCGTGGTCATCGACGCCGGCCTCGCCGCCGCCATGCCCGGTCTGGCCGACAGGGCGCGGGCCTACTGCGCCGTCCATGACGCCGCGATCCGTCTTGTCGCGCCGCCGCTGACCGTTCCCGGTGGCGAACGGGCCAAGGCCGATTTCGCCGTGGTCGAGGCGGTCTGGAAACTCACCTACGAGGCGAAGTTGTGCCGGCAATCCTTCCTGGTCGTCATCGGCGGCGGGGCGGTGCTGGACGCGGCCGGGTTCGCCGCGGCCACGGCCCATCGCGGCGTGCGGCTTATCCGCATGCCGAGCACGGCCTTGGCCCAAAACGACGCCGGCGTGGGCGTTAAAAACGGGGTCAACGCCTTTGGCCGCAAGAATTACATCGGCGCCTTCGCCCCGCCGTATGCCGTCATAAACGATCATGCGCTCCTCGCCACGTTGCCCGCCCGCGAGATCCGCTCCGGCCTGGCCGAGGCGGTCAAGGTGGCGGTGGTGCGCGACGCGGATTTTTTCGCCCGGCTTTGTGAACTCGCGCCGCTTCTTGCCGCTCTTGACTGCGATGCCCTGGAGGAGGCCGACAGGCGCTGCGCCGTGGCCCACCTGGAGCATATCGCCTCCGGCGGCGACCCGTTCGAGATGGGCTCGGCCCGGCCCCTCGATTTCGGCCACTGGGCCGCCCATGCCCTGGAAGAGGCGACCGGGGGCGATATGCGCCACGGCGAGGCCGTGGCCGTGGGCATGGCCCTCGACACGCTCTACGCCGCGCGTGTCGGCCTGCTGCCCCGGGCCGATGCCGATGCCGTGCTCGGGCTTCTGGAGCAACTCGGACTTGCCGTCTGGCATCCGGCCCTGGCGAATCTCGACATGCCGGCCGCCGTCGAGGCCTTCCGCGAACACCTCGGCGGCCGGCTCCACCTGACCCTGCCCACGGCCATCGGCCGCCGCATCGAGGTCCACGACGTCGATTACGCCTCCCTCGCGGCGGCGCGGGAAACGCTTGCCGGGAGGGGCGTCCCTTCCGGACCAGCCTGCCCGGGGGAATGA
- a CDS encoding TetR/AcrR family transcriptional regulator: MAERMESPLRREQIAEAALTIVVEQGLGAVTVRRVAEAVGISAAALYRHYKNKGDILAAVLEEHHEMALANLRQAEAQGTTPMEVLELIYKTMMKMVVKYRALPVIFLSDVLWFEEPRLSELKLRHHKIVRERFLEILKQGQAQRQIRSDIRPEELFVHFLGLIAMPALICARDVQDVDMPRQIIANWELFTNAVRV; the protein is encoded by the coding sequence ATGGCTGAACGTATGGAATCACCCCTGCGGCGGGAACAGATCGCCGAGGCCGCGCTGACGATCGTGGTCGAGCAAGGGCTCGGCGCGGTTACCGTCCGCCGGGTGGCCGAGGCGGTGGGCATCTCCGCCGCCGCCCTGTACCGCCACTACAAGAACAAGGGGGACATCCTCGCCGCCGTGCTCGAAGAGCACCACGAAATGGCCCTCGCCAACCTGCGCCAGGCCGAGGCCCAGGGAACGACTCCCATGGAGGTCCTGGAGCTGATCTACAAAACCATGATGAAGATGGTGGTCAAATACCGCGCCTTGCCGGTGATCTTCCTTTCGGATGTCCTGTGGTTCGAGGAACCGCGCCTGAGCGAGCTCAAGCTCCGGCACCACAAGATAGTGCGCGAACGCTTTCTCGAAATCCTCAAACAAGGGCAGGCGCAAAGGCAGATCCGCAGCGACATCCGCCCGGAAGAACTCTTCGTGCATTTTCTCGGATTGATCGCCATGCCCGCCCTTATCTGCGCGCGCGATGTCCAGGATGTGGATATGCCGCGCCAGATCATCGCCAATTGGGAGCTTTTCACCAATGCTGTTCGGGTCTAG
- a CDS encoding efflux RND transporter periplasmic adaptor subunit encodes MTAYNIPQTALRWLILGVLCALGAGLSGCATDSSGQETSTQAPPPPEIVAYTVKRADIPLHMAYMGQTAGSREVQVRARVGGILLRRNYEEGHPVRQGDLMFEIDPAPYQAALEQAKGALGQTEATLTQAERDAKRMETLYKDDVVAKKDYDDARTTLDSAKAAVEAARGKVREASLNLEWTKVTAPISGLTSKETKSEGSLISTTSDSSLLTTINRVDPLYVNFSMSGPEMLRLRKDLAAGKVVIGAGGDYVVRLVLPDGSVYKEPGRINFTDTQVDSTTGVVKVRAEFKNPDGAVLPGQFVRVRLEGAHYKDALAVPQGAVLNTQQGAMVWVLDASNKVSPRPIVLGQSVGNDYLVEKGLINGDRIVAEGIIKVRPGMVVRVRRDEATKQAEGSGKPAAHASTDKADASQTTKEPRS; translated from the coding sequence ATGACCGCGTATAATATCCCGCAAACCGCTCTTCGCTGGCTCATCCTGGGCGTGTTGTGCGCCCTTGGCGCCGGCCTTTCCGGCTGCGCCACGGACAGCTCCGGACAGGAGACGTCCACCCAGGCCCCGCCGCCCCCGGAAATCGTGGCCTATACCGTCAAGCGCGCCGATATTCCCCTGCATATGGCCTACATGGGCCAGACCGCGGGTTCGCGCGAGGTCCAGGTCCGGGCCCGGGTGGGCGGCATTCTGCTGCGCCGCAACTATGAAGAGGGGCACCCCGTGCGCCAGGGCGACCTGATGTTCGAGATCGACCCCGCCCCCTACCAGGCCGCCCTGGAGCAGGCCAAGGGGGCGCTCGGCCAGACCGAGGCCACCCTGACCCAGGCCGAGCGCGACGCCAAGCGTATGGAAACGCTCTACAAGGACGATGTCGTGGCCAAGAAGGACTACGACGACGCCAGGACCACCCTGGACTCGGCCAAGGCCGCCGTGGAAGCGGCCCGGGGCAAGGTGCGCGAAGCGTCGCTGAACCTCGAATGGACCAAGGTCACGGCCCCCATCTCCGGGCTCACCAGCAAGGAGACCAAGTCCGAAGGCAGCCTCATCAGCACCACCAGCGACAGCAGTCTGTTGACCACCATCAACCGCGTCGATCCGCTCTACGTCAACTTCTCCATGTCCGGGCCCGAGATGTTGCGCCTGCGCAAGGACCTGGCCGCGGGCAAGGTGGTCATCGGCGCGGGCGGCGATTACGTCGTGCGCCTGGTCCTGCCCGACGGCAGCGTCTACAAGGAGCCCGGCCGCATCAACTTCACCGACACCCAGGTCGACTCCACCACGGGCGTGGTCAAGGTCCGGGCCGAGTTCAAGAATCCCGACGGCGCCGTGCTGCCCGGCCAGTTCGTGCGGGTGCGCCTGGAAGGCGCGCACTACAAGGACGCCCTGGCCGTGCCCCAGGGCGCGGTGCTCAACACCCAGCAAGGGGCCATGGTCTGGGTCCTGGACGCCTCCAACAAGGTCTCGCCCCGGCCCATCGTGCTCGGCCAGTCCGTCGGCAACGACTACCTGGTGGAAAAGGGCCTGATCAACGGCGACCGCATCGTGGCCGAGGGCATCATCAAGGTGCGCCCCGGCATGGTCGTGCGCGTGCGCCGGGACGAGGCGACCAAGCAGGCCGAGGGATCGGGCAAGCCCGCCGCCCACGCGTCCACCGACAAGGCCGACGCTTCCCAGACGACCAAGGAGCCCCGTTCATGA
- the eboE gene encoding metabolite traffic protein EboE, which produces MPMPPVTYCTNIHPGETLEEVRRGLMRHAVRVKARLSPDAPFPVGLRLSGPASRELEAADAARRFGDFLAEAGLCVTTVNGFPYGRFHHTPVKEAVYLPDWRDPERAAYTLRLARALAGWLPEGGRGSISTVPVGFRRGFPESDMPTALAVLRRALEALAALRSETGKTIRLAVEAEPGCLVETTPEMVALFERLDPDGAFRDFLTVCYDCCHQALQYEDPAASLAAYEAAGIAVGHVQVSSALHLEGGALSSLSRFVEPVYLHQAVARLGDGSLRRFDDLPEALAARPDDVDSWRVHFHVPVFVAELPECVTTRDFLSGILPRFAPDAPMEVETYTWSVLPEELRMPDVVDSICREIGWVEAARSGAAEG; this is translated from the coding sequence ATGCCCATGCCGCCGGTCACCTATTGCACCAACATCCACCCCGGCGAAACCCTCGAGGAAGTCCGGCGGGGGCTTATGCGGCATGCCGTCAGGGTCAAGGCCAGGCTGTCGCCGGACGCGCCGTTTCCGGTGGGGCTGCGCCTGTCCGGTCCGGCCAGCCGCGAACTGGAAGCGGCCGACGCCGCCCGGCGCTTCGGGGATTTTCTGGCCGAGGCCGGGCTTTGCGTCACCACCGTTAACGGCTTTCCCTACGGCCGCTTTCATCATACCCCGGTCAAGGAAGCGGTCTATCTGCCCGATTGGCGCGATCCCGAGCGCGCCGCCTACACCCTGCGGCTGGCCCGCGCCCTGGCCGGCTGGCTGCCCGAGGGCGGCCGGGGCTCCATCTCCACCGTGCCGGTGGGATTCCGGCGGGGATTTCCCGAAAGCGACATGCCGACGGCGCTGGCCGTCCTGCGCCGCGCCTTGGAAGCCTTGGCCGCGCTACGCTCGGAAACCGGGAAGACCATCCGGCTGGCGGTCGAGGCCGAACCGGGCTGCCTGGTCGAGACCACGCCGGAGATGGTGGCGCTTTTTGAGCGCCTCGACCCGGACGGGGCGTTTCGGGACTTTCTCACGGTCTGCTACGACTGCTGCCACCAGGCCCTCCAGTACGAGGACCCGGCCGCGTCCCTTGCGGCCTACGAAGCGGCGGGCATTGCCGTGGGGCACGTGCAGGTGTCCTCGGCGCTGCATCTGGAGGGCGGCGCGCTCTCAAGTCTTTCCCGCTTCGTGGAGCCGGTCTATCTGCACCAGGCCGTGGCCCGGCTCGGCGACGGAAGCCTCCGCCGCTTCGACGACCTTCCCGAGGCCCTGGCCGCCCGGCCCGACGACGTGGATTCCTGGCGGGTGCATTTCCATGTGCCGGTTTTCGTGGCCGAGCTGCCGGAGTGCGTCACCACGCGGGACTTTCTGTCCGGCATCTTGCCGCGTTTCGCCCCGGATGCGCCCATGGAGGTGGAGACCTACACCTGGAGCGTGCTGCCCGAGGAACTCAGGATGCCGGATGTGGTCGACTCCATCTGTCGGGAGATCGGTTGGGTGGAAGCGGCCCGGTCGGGCGCGGCGGAAGGCTGA
- a CDS encoding sialate O-acetylesterase produces the protein MLFGSSFFSHLSERLFTRIRDRRAACVIGLAALVLLVSGLASASGDQAVVDAVYAKYGDRMPVINAQGDARGELAVYKAPADAPRIDCRELTGPRGMVALVFGQSNASNTVDPGYGATQAVYAYQAGVCRKVRDAIAGATGSKGSAWARLGDRIVTSGLYDTVLYVDIARGGSSILNWGPKGNLHALLESTVKDMRAHGLAPTHVFFHQGEADCALGLTRQEYQAVLKTVLSDTRRLVGPKPGIFVSRASLFLDPVCGNTRNPGCYKSCPAITAAQTAVIDPERGIYPGPNTDLIVPWFDRNDGYHFTAQAADHFAAAWMPLLAGGEAAGQPLQ, from the coding sequence ATGCTGTTCGGGTCTAGTTTTTTTTCGCATTTAAGTGAACGCCTGTTTACTCGGATACGGGACCGCCGCGCCGCATGTGTCATCGGCCTGGCCGCCCTGGTTCTGCTTGTGTCCGGTCTGGCTTCCGCTTCCGGCGACCAGGCGGTCGTGGACGCGGTATACGCCAAGTACGGCGACCGCATGCCCGTCATCAACGCCCAGGGAGACGCCCGGGGCGAACTGGCCGTCTACAAGGCTCCGGCCGACGCCCCCCGCATCGACTGTCGCGAACTGACCGGACCTCGGGGCATGGTTGCCCTGGTCTTCGGCCAGTCCAACGCCTCGAACACCGTCGACCCCGGCTACGGCGCGACCCAGGCCGTCTACGCCTACCAGGCGGGGGTGTGCCGCAAGGTTCGCGACGCCATCGCCGGGGCCACCGGTTCCAAGGGCAGCGCCTGGGCCCGCCTCGGCGACCGCATCGTGACCAGCGGCCTGTACGACACGGTGCTCTACGTGGACATCGCCCGGGGCGGTTCCTCCATCCTCAACTGGGGCCCCAAGGGCAACCTGCATGCCCTGCTCGAAAGCACCGTCAAGGACATGCGCGCCCACGGCCTTGCGCCGACCCATGTCTTTTTCCACCAGGGCGAAGCCGACTGCGCCCTGGGGCTGACGCGCCAGGAATACCAGGCCGTTCTCAAGACGGTTCTCAGCGACACGCGGCGGCTGGTCGGCCCCAAGCCCGGCATTTTCGTCTCGCGCGCCTCGCTGTTCCTGGACCCGGTCTGCGGCAATACGCGCAATCCCGGCTGCTACAAATCCTGCCCGGCCATCACCGCCGCCCAAACGGCCGTGATCGACCCGGAGCGCGGAATTTACCCGGGTCCCAATACCGACCTTATCGTTCCCTGGTTCGACCGCAACGATGGATACCATTTCACCGCCCAGGCCGCCGACCACTTCGCCGCGGCCTGGATGCCGCTTCTGGCGGGCGGTGAAGCGGCCGGCCAGCCCCTGCAGTAA
- a CDS encoding efflux RND transporter permease subunit, translating into MISRFFLGRPVFSIVISLVIVLAGLAAIKNLPIAQYPDIIPPEVNVSTSYPGASPEVIAATVAAPLEQQINGVDNMLYMRSTSSGDGSLSMAVTFAVGTDPDQNTINVNNRVQAALTTLPAEVQRQGVTVRKRSSNILQVISFESPTKRYDAVYLSNYVLVNVLDELKRLPGVGDASIFGAKDYSMRVWLQPDKLAQLGLTPADVAAAIKEQNAQFAAGRIGAEPTESEKPVAINYMVTTKGRLLTPEEFGNIILKAQPDGSVLRLKDVARVELGAKDYTAVAKISGNPAVNIGVYLSPGANALNTADLVTAKLAELSKRFPDGISYKVPLDTTTFVRVSIEEVIHTLVEAMILVFFVVFIFLQNFRATLIPCLAVPVSIIGTFAGMYALGFTINTLTLFGMVLAIGIVVDDAIVVLENVERIMSTEKLPPRQATAKAMEEVTGPVVAIVLVLCAVFVPVAFLGGLTGQMYKQFAITIAVSVVISGLVALTLTPALCASLLKPGHQEPNRIFRAFNRLFDKVTSGYAAGVSFLLHHVVMALVLFAVLCVGALSLFKVVPGGLVPDEDQGYVIGLNILPDGTSLRATEKIDDAMDAMNAKDPVVAHQITITGLDLLSSTYRSNYGTLFIPLKPWDERKKADESSFAFVKRIFGRGMALPKSMTLAFNPPAITGMSNTGGFEAYLQNRGEGNAQDLAAMTDKLVAVARKDPALGRVATTFGANVPQLRVDLDRQKAKALGVAISDVYDAMQATFGAYYVNDFNKFGRTFRVQLQSEAKYRDRPEDLREVYVRSSSGEMIPLTALATIEKSTGPEVMERFNVFPAAKIMGQPSDGHTSSEALAAMEKAAAKVLPADYTLAWTGSAYQEKAAQGSSMMVFGMGIVMVILILAAQYERWTLPFAVIMAVPFALFGAIAAVFGRGLSNDIYFQIALVTLIGLAAKNAILIVEFAVLEVKAGKDLTEAALSAAKLRFRPIIMTSLAFILGCLPLAISTGAGANSRHAIGTGVIGGMLGATLLAPFFIPVFFKLIMGLGAMARRTFGGHADSDGQTG; encoded by the coding sequence ATGATCTCACGGTTTTTCCTGGGGCGCCCGGTTTTTTCCATCGTCATCTCGCTGGTCATCGTGCTGGCGGGACTGGCGGCCATCAAAAACCTGCCCATCGCCCAATATCCGGACATCATTCCGCCGGAGGTCAACGTCTCGACCTCCTACCCCGGGGCCAGCCCCGAGGTCATCGCCGCCACCGTGGCCGCGCCGCTCGAACAGCAGATCAACGGCGTGGACAACATGCTCTACATGCGCTCGACCAGCTCCGGCGACGGCTCGCTGTCCATGGCCGTCACCTTTGCCGTGGGCACCGATCCCGACCAGAACACCATCAACGTGAACAACCGCGTCCAGGCCGCCCTGACCACCCTGCCCGCCGAAGTGCAGCGCCAGGGCGTGACCGTGCGCAAAAGATCGTCCAACATCCTCCAGGTCATCTCCTTCGAATCCCCGACCAAGCGGTACGATGCCGTCTACCTCAGCAACTACGTGCTGGTGAACGTCCTCGACGAGCTCAAACGCCTGCCGGGCGTGGGCGACGCCTCCATCTTCGGGGCCAAGGACTATTCCATGCGCGTCTGGCTGCAGCCGGACAAGCTGGCCCAGCTGGGGCTCACGCCGGCCGACGTGGCCGCCGCCATCAAGGAACAAAACGCCCAGTTCGCCGCCGGCCGCATCGGCGCGGAACCGACCGAATCCGAAAAACCGGTGGCCATCAACTACATGGTCACCACCAAGGGCCGGCTGCTCACCCCGGAGGAATTCGGCAACATCATCCTCAAGGCCCAGCCCGACGGCTCGGTCCTGCGCTTAAAGGACGTGGCCCGGGTGGAACTGGGGGCCAAGGATTACACGGCCGTTGCCAAGATCTCCGGCAATCCGGCGGTCAACATCGGCGTCTACCTGTCCCCGGGCGCAAACGCCCTCAATACGGCCGACCTGGTCACGGCCAAGCTGGCCGAACTGTCCAAGCGCTTTCCGGACGGCATCAGCTACAAGGTGCCGCTGGACACCACCACCTTCGTGCGCGTGTCCATCGAGGAGGTCATCCACACCCTGGTCGAGGCCATGATCCTGGTCTTTTTCGTGGTGTTCATCTTCTTGCAGAACTTCCGGGCCACGCTCATTCCCTGCCTGGCCGTGCCGGTCTCCATCATCGGCACCTTCGCCGGCATGTACGCCCTCGGATTCACCATCAACACGCTGACGCTTTTTGGCATGGTGCTGGCCATCGGCATCGTGGTCGACGACGCCATCGTGGTGCTCGAAAACGTCGAGCGCATCATGAGCACGGAAAAGCTTCCGCCGAGGCAAGCCACGGCCAAGGCCATGGAGGAGGTGACCGGACCGGTCGTGGCCATCGTGCTGGTCCTTTGCGCCGTGTTCGTGCCGGTCGCCTTCCTCGGAGGGCTTACCGGCCAGATGTACAAGCAGTTCGCCATCACCATCGCCGTGTCGGTGGTCATCTCGGGTCTCGTGGCCCTGACGCTCACCCCGGCCCTTTGCGCCTCGCTGCTAAAACCCGGGCATCAGGAACCCAACCGGATCTTCCGGGCCTTCAACCGCCTCTTCGACAAGGTGACGAGCGGCTACGCCGCCGGCGTGTCCTTCCTGCTGCACCATGTGGTCATGGCCCTGGTGCTCTTCGCGGTCCTGTGCGTCGGGGCCTTGTCGCTTTTCAAGGTCGTGCCGGGCGGTCTGGTCCCGGATGAGGACCAGGGCTACGTCATCGGGCTCAACATCCTGCCGGACGGCACGTCGCTTCGGGCCACCGAGAAAATCGACGACGCCATGGACGCCATGAACGCCAAGGACCCCGTGGTGGCGCACCAGATCACGATCACCGGCCTCGATCTTTTGAGCTCCACCTACCGCTCCAACTACGGCACCCTGTTCATTCCGCTCAAGCCCTGGGACGAGCGCAAGAAAGCGGACGAAAGCTCGTTCGCCTTCGTCAAGCGCATCTTCGGGCGCGGCATGGCCCTGCCCAAAAGCATGACCCTGGCCTTCAACCCGCCGGCGATCACCGGCATGTCCAACACCGGAGGCTTCGAGGCCTACCTGCAAAATCGCGGCGAGGGCAACGCCCAGGATCTGGCCGCCATGACCGACAAGCTCGTGGCCGTAGCCAGGAAGGACCCGGCGCTCGGGCGCGTGGCCACCACCTTCGGGGCCAACGTGCCCCAGCTGCGGGTGGACCTCGACCGCCAGAAGGCCAAGGCGCTGGGCGTGGCCATAAGCGACGTCTACGACGCCATGCAGGCCACTTTCGGGGCCTACTACGTCAACGACTTCAACAAGTTCGGCCGCACCTTCCGGGTCCAGCTCCAGTCCGAGGCGAAATACCGCGACCGGCCGGAAGACCTGCGCGAGGTCTACGTGCGCTCGAGCTCGGGCGAGATGATCCCGCTGACCGCGCTGGCCACCATCGAGAAATCCACCGGCCCCGAGGTCATGGAACGCTTCAACGTCTTCCCGGCGGCCAAGATCATGGGCCAGCCTTCCGACGGCCACACCTCGAGCGAGGCCCTGGCCGCCATGGAAAAGGCGGCGGCCAAGGTGCTGCCGGCGGACTACACCCTGGCCTGGACCGGCTCGGCCTATCAGGAAAAAGCAGCCCAGGGCTCGTCCATGATGGTCTTCGGCATGGGCATCGTCATGGTCATCCTGATCCTGGCCGCCCAGTACGAACGCTGGACGCTGCCCTTCGCCGTCATCATGGCCGTGCCGTTCGCGCTTTTCGGCGCCATCGCGGCCGTGTTCGGACGGGGGCTTTCCAACGACATCTACTTCCAGATCGCGCTGGTGACGCTCATTGGCCTCGCGGCCAAAAACGCCATCCTGATCGTGGAATTCGCCGTGCTCGAGGTCAAAGCCGGCAAGGACCTGACCGAAGCGGCCCTGAGCGCGGCCAAGCTGCGTTTCCGGCCCATCATCATGACCTCCCTGGCCTTCATCCTCGGCTGTCTGCCCCTGGCCATCTCCACCGGGGCCGGGGCCAACAGCCGGCATGCCATCGGCACGGGCGTCATCGGCGGCATGCTCGGGGCGACCCTCCTGGCGCCCTTTTTCATCCCGGTCTTCTTCAAGCTCATCATGGGGCTTGGCGCGATGGCGCGCCGGACTTTCGGCGGACACGCCGACTCGGACGGACAGACCGGATAA
- a CDS encoding outer membrane homotrimeric porin, translated as MRPKHLILTLALLLAAAQSVLAATEVRMAGDARVYGVFFANRNFTGWDETGTQTEDRTTFWQRLRLRTDFVANENLKFRFGMRVDDEAWGHGYLTAANPEVAIEPYLAYLQFKWPGTGIEITAGYQPLSMPHTEAFYDSIVLAADDGDQASAALHVNIPVNENFSVQAAYGRLLAANRTYQDTTTQIGDAFDIYHLALPVTVDGFSATPWGLVGVYGKGSDPDDLFAAGLRSAGSYLSATGYPYKDNQNAMWWAGLALTVDAADPVKFYFDGVYGDAAPSDRERNRRRGWFFDAGVTYSGFDWMVPGIFGWVASGEDSSLGNGSERLPVITPKWGPGTSFLFDNDQEFANNSIGVDPTGTWGLAVSLRDVSFIEKLTSRLTVATVAGTNSPAGLRKAVLVSGGVGQYVTMGRDLAQGEWLIGVNLDSSYAITEQLSLVAQTGFASPQGLKTSIWGHRFTNQAQDAWMGSLGFLYTF; from the coding sequence ATGCGACCCAAACATCTCATTCTCACCCTGGCGCTTCTTCTCGCCGCCGCCCAGTCGGTCCTGGCCGCGACCGAAGTCCGCATGGCCGGCGACGCCCGCGTGTACGGCGTCTTTTTCGCCAACCGCAATTTCACCGGCTGGGACGAAACCGGCACCCAGACCGAGGACCGGACCACCTTCTGGCAGCGGTTGCGGCTGCGCACCGATTTCGTGGCCAATGAAAACCTCAAATTCCGCTTCGGCATGCGCGTCGACGACGAGGCATGGGGCCATGGCTACCTGACCGCCGCCAACCCCGAAGTCGCCATCGAACCCTACCTGGCCTACCTCCAGTTCAAATGGCCCGGCACGGGCATCGAGATCACGGCCGGCTACCAGCCCCTGTCCATGCCCCATACCGAGGCCTTCTACGACAGCATCGTGCTGGCCGCCGACGACGGCGACCAGGCCAGCGCCGCCCTTCACGTGAACATCCCCGTCAACGAGAACTTCTCGGTCCAGGCCGCCTACGGCCGGCTGCTGGCCGCCAACCGGACCTACCAGGACACCACCACGCAAATCGGCGACGCCTTCGACATCTACCACCTCGCCCTGCCCGTGACCGTGGACGGTTTTTCGGCCACGCCCTGGGGCCTCGTCGGCGTGTACGGCAAGGGTTCCGACCCCGACGACCTCTTCGCCGCCGGCCTGCGCTCGGCCGGCAGCTACCTGTCCGCCACCGGCTATCCCTACAAGGACAACCAGAACGCCATGTGGTGGGCCGGCTTGGCCCTGACCGTGGACGCCGCCGATCCCGTCAAATTCTATTTCGACGGCGTCTACGGCGACGCCGCTCCGTCCGACCGCGAACGCAACCGCCGCCGGGGCTGGTTCTTCGACGCCGGGGTCACCTATTCGGGCTTCGACTGGATGGTGCCCGGAATCTTCGGCTGGGTGGCCAGCGGCGAGGATTCGAGCCTTGGTAACGGCAGCGAGCGCCTGCCCGTCATCACCCCGAAATGGGGGCCCGGCACATCCTTTCTCTTCGACAACGACCAGGAATTCGCCAACAACTCCATCGGCGTGGACCCGACCGGCACCTGGGGTCTGGCCGTTTCCCTGCGCGATGTAAGCTTCATCGAAAAGCTCACCAGCCGGCTGACCGTGGCCACCGTCGCCGGCACGAACAGCCCGGCCGGCCTGCGCAAGGCGGTCCTCGTCAGCGGCGGCGTCGGCCAGTACGTCACCATGGGCCGCGATCTGGCCCAGGGTGAATGGCTCATCGGCGTCAATCTGGACAGCAGCTACGCCATCACCGAGCAGCTGAGCCTGGTCGCGCAGACCGGCTTCGCCTCGCCCCAGGGACTCAAAACCAGCATCTGGGGGCACCGCTTCACCAACCAGGCCCAGGACGCCTGGATGGGCTCCCTGGGTTTTCTCTACACATTCTAG
- a CDS encoding sensor domain-containing diguanylate cyclase, whose product MRENALFESHFDLIPFSIYVVDAATYTMVYSNRAFIERFGRHVGVSCHKVLYERDEPCTNCRMAELLTEEGLPNGNTLVFEHFNEIDDRWYQMQIRAMTWPDGRVVKYSIAVDISDLKDTQNRLAEAHAELALKNRELMRLSTTDMLTGLANRQRLDALLGQALDDRSGPISLMMLDIDHFKRINDRFGHPAGDRTLAALAEALRQATPEGCTLGRWGGEEFLILCRETMLADAYLLAEALRERVLELELPDVGRLSCSFGVVEAAPSETAERLMSRVDQALYAAKELGRNRVEAA is encoded by the coding sequence GTGAGGGAAAACGCGCTGTTCGAAAGCCATTTCGACCTCATTCCCTTCAGCATCTACGTCGTCGACGCGGCGACCTACACCATGGTCTACAGCAACCGGGCCTTTATCGAGCGCTTCGGCCGGCACGTCGGCGTGAGCTGCCACAAGGTGCTTTACGAGCGCGACGAGCCCTGCACCAATTGCCGCATGGCCGAATTGCTGACGGAAGAGGGCCTGCCGAACGGCAACACCCTGGTTTTCGAGCATTTCAACGAGATCGACGACCGCTGGTACCAGATGCAGATACGGGCCATGACCTGGCCCGATGGCCGGGTGGTCAAGTATTCCATCGCCGTGGATATTTCCGACCTCAAGGACACCCAGAACCGGCTGGCCGAGGCCCATGCCGAGCTGGCGCTCAAGAATCGGGAGCTGATGCGGCTGTCGACCACGGACATGCTGACCGGGCTGGCCAACCGGCAACGCCTCGACGCGTTGCTCGGCCAGGCCCTGGACGACCGCTCCGGCCCCATAAGTCTTATGATGCTCGACATCGACCATTTCAAGCGCATCAACGACCGGTTCGGCCATCCGGCCGGCGACAGGACCCTGGCCGCCCTGGCCGAGGCATTGCGCCAGGCGACGCCGGAGGGCTGTACGCTCGGCCGTTGGGGCGGCGAGGAGTTTCTGATCCTTTGCCGCGAAACGATGCTGGCCGACGCCTATCTTCTGGCCGAAGCCCTGCGGGAGCGGGTGCTGGAGCTCGAGCTGCCCGATGTGGGGCGGCTTTCATGCAGTTTCGGCGTGGTCGAGGCCGCGCCGTCGGAAACCGCCGAACGACTCATGAGCCGGGTCGACCAGGCCCTGTACGCGGCCAAGGAACTCGGCCGCAACCGGGTCGAGGCGGCTTGA